A single region of the Plasmodium malariae genome assembly, chromosome: 7 genome encodes:
- the PmUG01_07022200 gene encoding prenylated protein, putative — MNLLAIILTRHVDDVIFLCTATDLNAYSFIKKKAFKEAAFFVARTVPSRIEYNTKEIITHENNTVFAFKYTDNICPIVIATDDYPERVAFYMINEIYMNFTQTIPKEEWSQVKQDNKISFNLNSYFAKYKDPLTCDAIAQTNIKINENIEKVRVTMDALIRNRENLDVLVDKSKDLSTTTKQLFKQSKKLKRRQCCNIM; from the exons ATGAATTTACTAGCTATTATTTTAACAAGACATGTAGATGATGTTATTTTCCTGTGCACCGCGACTGATTTAAACGc ttattcatttattaaaaaaaaagcatttaaAGAGGCCGCCTTTTTTGTAGCCAGAACAGTTCCTTCAAGG ATAGAGTATAAtacaaaagaaattataacgCACGAGAACAACACCGTTTTTGCATTCAAGTACACTGATAATATATGCCCTATAGTAATAGCAACCGATGATTATCCTGAGag AGTAGCCTTTTACATGATTAACGAAATTTACATGAATTTTACTCAAACCATACCTAAAGAAGAATGGTCACAAGTAAAGCAAGACAACAAAATATCTTTTAACTTGAATTCTTATTTTGCTAAATATAAG GACCCCTTAACTTGTGATGCTATAGCTCagacaaatataaaaattaacgaaaatatt GAAAAAGTGAGAGTAACCATGGATGCGCTTATCAGGAATAGGGAGAACTTGGACGTTCTTGTTGATAAGAGCAAAGACCTTTCGA cCACGACAAAACAGTTATTTAAGCAAAGCAAAAAGCTTAAAAGAAGACAGTGTTgcaatattatgtaa